Proteins found in one Sporosarcina jeotgali genomic segment:
- a CDS encoding hemolysin family protein, producing the protein MFIALAFFLVMSFFLSGSETALTAVNRMKIQMRAEQGDPKAIRLRALVSKPDRMITAILIGNNIANIMMPTIVTMIAIDKGLNVGLLTGLLTVVLIIFGEVLPKTIAATFADKLAYTVAPVIRVIVKLLTPLTYLLALFTNLFIRILSKGAVTEATLTKEDLRSMVDLASTEGTFQQEESLRLKGVLDFPEKDVSDVMGTHRTDVVALPLDSTYEEVRGTVLEYFYTRYPIYEESIDKIIGVFYSKRLIEWSMTPEEPFKDMIDHDPLFVVQTASVEKVFKMMLAHKKHMAIVLDEYGGTLGIVTHEDIIEEMIGQEIEDETDEAEDAMVYEHTEDTLVCQGRLEIEEAVRLLGIDLPTENETIGGFAFQELDHVPETGERFTYGPLLFEIEEMDRNRIVRLRIIRRPEELIDDES; encoded by the coding sequence TTGTTCATCGCACTTGCTTTCTTTTTGGTGATGTCATTTTTCTTATCAGGAAGTGAAACTGCACTAACTGCCGTTAATCGGATGAAAATCCAAATGCGTGCAGAGCAAGGAGACCCTAAAGCAATTCGGCTCCGCGCCCTCGTTTCGAAACCAGATCGAATGATTACCGCAATTTTAATCGGTAATAATATCGCAAACATCATGATGCCGACCATCGTAACTATGATCGCCATCGACAAAGGCCTGAATGTCGGTCTGCTCACTGGACTTTTAACAGTGGTGCTCATCATTTTCGGAGAAGTGCTGCCGAAAACCATCGCTGCCACCTTTGCAGATAAGTTAGCCTATACGGTCGCGCCTGTCATCCGGGTGATTGTTAAATTACTAACGCCGCTCACGTACTTGTTAGCGCTTTTCACGAATCTGTTCATCCGCATCCTGTCAAAAGGTGCAGTGACGGAAGCAACATTGACTAAAGAAGATTTACGTTCGATGGTCGATCTCGCGTCAACGGAAGGGACGTTCCAGCAAGAGGAATCACTGCGGTTAAAAGGAGTCCTCGACTTTCCAGAAAAAGACGTCTCAGACGTCATGGGAACCCACCGGACGGACGTTGTTGCTCTGCCGCTCGATTCAACCTATGAAGAGGTTCGGGGGACGGTGCTCGAGTATTTCTATACACGGTATCCGATCTATGAGGAAAGCATCGATAAGATAATTGGTGTGTTCTATTCTAAACGGTTAATTGAATGGTCTATGACACCCGAAGAACCATTCAAGGATATGATTGACCACGATCCATTGTTTGTCGTCCAGACGGCGAGTGTCGAGAAAGTATTTAAAATGATGCTTGCCCACAAGAAGCATATGGCAATTGTACTGGACGAGTATGGCGGAACGCTTGGTATTGTCACGCATGAAGACATTATCGAAGAAATGATCGGTCAGGAAATTGAAGATGAAACCGACGAAGCTGAAGACGCAATGGTCTATGAACATACCGAAGACACACTCGTTTGTCAGGGACGTCTTGAAATCGAAGAGGCGGTAAGACTTCTCGGAATCGACCTGCCGACAGAAAACGAAACCATCGGCGGCTTTGCGTTCCAGGAGCTGGATCATGTACCGGAAACCGGGGAACGTTTCACATACGGTCCTTTACTGTTTGAGATCGAAGAGATGGACCGCAACCGGATTGTCCGCCTCAGAATCATACGCCGTCCGGAAGAATTGATAGACGACGAATCTTAA
- a CDS encoding SE1832 family protein yields MTKSQIESEIAELKMDYISLQGDIEKLESTGHGDSVQKAEARLAKMEDRLAELNEQLAAF; encoded by the coding sequence ATGACGAAATCACAAATCGAATCCGAAATCGCAGAACTTAAAATGGACTACATCAGTCTCCAAGGGGATATTGAAAAACTGGAGTCCACCGGCCATGGTGACTCTGTCCAAAAAGCCGAAGCACGCCTCGCTAAAATGGAAGATCGTCTCGCAGAACTTAACGAACAGCTAGCTGCTTTTTGA
- a CDS encoding amidase domain-containing protein has product MYDREAAVWYADKWWDGRNPQYPSFDVDCTNFISQCLRAGGAPMHGSPVRDRGWWITNSSWSFSWSVAHSLRWYLGGSKKGLTAYQVQSAEELNLGDVILYDFQGDGRFDHSTIVTAKDGASPLVNAHTYDVQRRSWDYKDSYAYRPNAKYIFFRINDEFS; this is encoded by the coding sequence ATGTATGACCGCGAAGCCGCTGTTTGGTATGCGGACAAATGGTGGGATGGGCGAAATCCACAATATCCTTCATTCGATGTCGATTGTACAAATTTCATCTCACAATGCTTGCGTGCAGGCGGAGCACCTATGCACGGAAGCCCGGTGCGTGATCGAGGATGGTGGATTACAAATTCGAGCTGGAGTTTCAGTTGGTCTGTAGCACATTCCCTGCGTTGGTACTTGGGAGGTTCCAAGAAAGGATTAACTGCCTATCAAGTTCAATCAGCTGAAGAACTGAACCTAGGAGACGTCATTTTATATGACTTTCAAGGAGATGGCCGCTTTGACCATTCAACAATCGTGACAGCTAAAGATGGTGCATCACCGCTCGTCAATGCCCACACGTATGACGTGCAAAGAAGAAGCTGGGATTACAAGGATTCCTATGCATATCGGCCAAACGCAAAATACATCTTCTTTCGGATAAACGACGAGTTTTCGTAA
- a CDS encoding cation:proton antiporter — MFGSIAADLMLVVLIGILSQWVAWRYRLPAIVVMAIAGLLVGPVFGFINPKETLGELFSPIISFAVAIILFEGSLNLDFREIKGFSKPLTRIVTFGAFIAWIAGSLAAHYLAGLSWAVAFIIGGLFIVTGPTVILPMLRQAKLKPRPAALLKWEGIIVDPFGALLAVFAFEFIKFINGQASLSALGLFIAASVFAVFIGWASARILGYAFEKGGVPEFLKAPVLFAVVLFAFVISDELMHETGLLAVTAMGIVMANMHLTSIHDIRQFKENISVLLISGIFVMLTASLNPHILIEIFDWHIITYVLAMLFIVRPLSIWVSTVGTDLSNREKNLLGWVAPRGIVALTVSGYFASILLENGYKDAELLTALTFALVLSTVVLHGFTIGPFARRLNLTTTDESGVLLVGGTKFAAELARSIQDTGNDVLLMDTSWAGLSHARKLGLSSHVGDILTEQTEYTLDLSPYRYMLAMTKADTYNAHICADFLYDVGRENLFQTSFHVGEGVESFNVTGGRTLFTPALSIYDLEERMNSGHVFRKTVLTKQYSYTQYLRERDDRSVLLYILRVDGTVEFYTPNEELQAVAGDTIVALSHPIKQIERAKERIAEEKGEEEVQHEKIEKRFSEDQGKTKSPIPGQAPPPIQSGPARNPSS, encoded by the coding sequence ATGTTCGGATCTATAGCTGCAGACCTTATGCTCGTTGTGCTGATTGGTATCCTTTCACAATGGGTGGCCTGGCGGTATCGCCTTCCTGCGATTGTCGTTATGGCGATTGCCGGTTTGCTCGTCGGGCCTGTATTCGGATTCATCAACCCGAAAGAAACGTTGGGAGAGCTATTCAGTCCGATTATCTCGTTTGCGGTTGCAATTATATTATTTGAAGGAAGTCTGAACCTCGACTTCCGTGAAATTAAAGGGTTCAGTAAACCTCTGACGCGCATCGTCACGTTCGGTGCATTCATTGCTTGGATCGCAGGATCGCTTGCGGCACACTATTTGGCGGGGCTGTCCTGGGCAGTTGCCTTCATTATTGGCGGGTTGTTCATCGTCACAGGTCCAACGGTGATTCTGCCGATGCTCAGGCAGGCGAAACTGAAGCCGCGCCCAGCAGCACTTCTTAAATGGGAAGGGATTATTGTCGATCCATTCGGCGCACTGCTTGCCGTATTTGCTTTTGAGTTCATTAAGTTCATCAATGGGCAGGCGTCTCTTTCCGCGCTTGGATTATTCATTGCAGCGTCTGTTTTCGCTGTATTCATCGGTTGGGCGTCTGCACGAATTCTGGGATACGCATTTGAAAAGGGCGGCGTACCGGAATTTCTGAAAGCCCCCGTGCTATTTGCTGTCGTTTTGTTTGCGTTCGTCATTTCGGATGAACTCATGCACGAAACAGGATTGCTCGCAGTCACGGCGATGGGGATTGTCATGGCCAATATGCATTTGACGTCCATTCATGATATTCGTCAATTTAAAGAGAATATTTCTGTGCTTCTCATTTCAGGGATCTTTGTGATGCTCACGGCATCATTAAACCCCCATATCCTCATTGAAATTTTTGACTGGCATATTATTACGTACGTGCTGGCGATGTTGTTCATCGTCCGGCCGCTATCCATATGGGTGTCTACAGTTGGCACGGATTTATCGAACCGGGAAAAGAATTTGCTTGGATGGGTCGCACCGCGCGGCATTGTGGCCCTCACCGTTTCAGGGTACTTTGCATCGATTCTTCTGGAAAATGGCTACAAAGATGCGGAATTGCTCACTGCGCTCACGTTTGCGTTAGTGCTCTCAACGGTTGTGCTGCATGGATTCACAATTGGACCATTTGCGCGGAGATTGAACTTGACGACGACGGATGAATCAGGTGTCCTGCTCGTTGGGGGAACCAAGTTTGCGGCTGAACTTGCACGGTCGATTCAAGACACAGGCAATGACGTGCTGCTGATGGACACTTCCTGGGCAGGGTTATCTCATGCGCGTAAACTCGGCTTATCGAGTCACGTCGGGGATATTTTGACGGAGCAGACCGAGTATACGCTAGATTTGTCGCCGTATCGATATATGCTTGCGATGACGAAAGCGGACACGTACAATGCGCATATTTGCGCAGATTTCCTGTATGACGTAGGACGGGAGAATTTATTCCAAACCTCCTTCCATGTTGGAGAAGGGGTAGAATCGTTTAATGTTACTGGGGGCCGTACACTATTCACACCGGCACTATCGATCTATGATTTGGAAGAACGTATGAATTCGGGCCACGTATTCAGGAAAACCGTGCTTACTAAGCAGTACAGTTACACACAATACTTGCGTGAGCGAGACGATCGATCCGTGCTGCTCTACATTTTACGGGTGGATGGCACCGTTGAATTTTATACGCCAAACGAAGAACTGCAGGCTGTTGCCGGTGATACAATTGTCGCGCTTTCACATCCGATTAAACAGATAGAACGGGCCAAAGAACGGATTGCCGAGGAAAAAGGCGAGGAAGAAGTTCAGCATGAGAAAATAGAAAAACGTTTCAGTGAGGATCAAGGGAAAACAAAATCACCTATCCCTGGCCAAGCGCCGCCGCCGATTCAAAGCGGACCGGCAAGAAATCCATCAAG
- a CDS encoding dipeptidase, translating to MATLDQMNEYFEKNRDTHLNQMKEFLSIPSISALSEHKADMKKAAEWLSSSFKEAGLENISIESTEGHPVVYADWLHAGGQPTILIYGHYDVQPVDPLHLWESAPFEPEIRDDKMFARGSTDDKGQVFMHVKAVEALMQLDGKLPLNVKFIIEGEEEVGSPNLVPFIEDHKEQLAADTLVISDTALHAPGQPAICYALRGLSGVQIDVYGAKSDLHSGVYGGGLQNPIHAVAEILASFHDQEGTIAVDGFYDSVRNLNEEERQAYKDLNFDEEALKQELGVTELFGEPGYSFLERTSARPTLEVNGVFGGFSGEGIKTVLPAEAGAKITCRLVPDQDPAEIVEKLKAHVEKHKPEGVKVTVTPFDQGRPFITPFDHPALKAASDSYEKVYKVPTVYTRGGGSIPIVADFDEILGLPVVLMGFGLETENLHGPNEHLTLENFDKGLRVLGDYYQALSALSKDELKK from the coding sequence ATGGCAACGCTTGACCAAATGAATGAGTACTTCGAAAAGAATCGCGACACACATCTTAATCAGATGAAAGAATTTTTGAGTATTCCAAGCATCAGTGCTCTGTCTGAGCACAAAGCGGATATGAAAAAAGCAGCAGAATGGCTGTCTTCATCTTTCAAAGAAGCTGGACTTGAAAACATCTCCATCGAATCGACTGAAGGACATCCAGTCGTCTACGCAGACTGGCTTCATGCAGGGGGCCAGCCGACCATTCTGATTTACGGCCACTACGACGTGCAGCCTGTTGACCCGCTGCACTTATGGGAAAGCGCACCATTTGAGCCGGAAATCCGGGATGATAAAATGTTCGCTCGCGGATCTACAGACGACAAAGGACAAGTGTTCATGCACGTAAAAGCAGTCGAAGCGCTTATGCAATTGGACGGCAAGCTTCCGCTTAACGTCAAATTCATTATCGAAGGTGAAGAGGAAGTTGGAAGTCCGAACTTAGTGCCATTCATTGAAGACCATAAGGAACAGCTAGCTGCGGATACACTAGTTATTTCTGATACTGCGCTTCATGCACCCGGTCAGCCTGCAATTTGTTATGCGCTTCGCGGATTGAGCGGCGTACAAATTGATGTGTACGGTGCGAAAAGCGACCTGCACTCCGGCGTTTACGGGGGCGGTCTTCAGAACCCGATCCATGCAGTTGCAGAAATTTTAGCATCTTTCCACGATCAGGAAGGAACAATTGCTGTGGACGGTTTCTATGATAGCGTCCGCAATTTGAACGAAGAAGAGCGTCAGGCTTACAAAGACCTTAATTTTGATGAAGAAGCATTAAAACAGGAACTTGGAGTTACCGAACTGTTCGGAGAACCTGGTTATTCGTTCCTTGAACGTACTTCTGCCCGTCCAACACTTGAAGTTAACGGCGTATTCGGCGGATTCAGCGGTGAAGGCATCAAGACTGTTTTACCTGCAGAAGCCGGTGCAAAAATCACGTGCCGTCTAGTTCCGGATCAAGATCCAGCTGAGATCGTTGAAAAGTTGAAAGCACACGTCGAAAAGCACAAGCCTGAAGGCGTAAAAGTAACGGTAACACCGTTCGACCAAGGACGTCCGTTCATCACCCCATTCGATCATCCGGCACTTAAAGCTGCCAGTGATTCATATGAAAAAGTGTACAAGGTACCGACTGTGTATACACGCGGGGGCGGATCGATTCCGATTGTTGCTGATTTCGATGAAATTTTAGGCTTACCGGTAGTCCTCATGGGCTTCGGGCTTGAAACAGAGAACCTGCACGGACCGAACGAACACTTAACACTTGAGAACTTCGACAAAGGATTGCGCGTACTTGGCGACTATTACCAAGCACTTTCTGCGCTGTCTAAAGACGAGCTGAAAAAATAA
- a CDS encoding phospholipase D family protein, translating into MGKNKQKRKRFTKKQKRIIWLVLGVFILIYIAVILYHTYKPLPKGVSYEGDVHWTDDVEVFTDLTYSTDKKKENMKHEQNIFQEVYSMIDEADEFIVLDFFLMDHYSDEDLDFPKIAETITKKLVDKKSEHPDMPIVFITDPINNGYGSYESKWFGKLKDAGVEVVYTDLDPLRDSMPLYSGLYRTLFRWGDVGGKGWIPNAMASEAPKFRLASYVKLLNVKSNHRKMIATEKAGLVTSSNPHDASGFHGNVAFKVTGPIINDMLESEEAVLNYTTGQSGQTLPRIEAEEPEDGEYAVQYVTEGKIKEVLMDELIAAQSGDRIRMGMFFIAEPSVVKEVTEAAKRGVEVKLILDPNKNSFGNEKSGLPNRPVVQKLVEDSDGAIEVRWYNTVVGQYHTKLVMIERDDNVHILNGSANLTERTLDNYNLENDLYVIAPTDSELADELDAYFERLWTNKDALFTLDMEEYQNTFTRPQRVIYALQEWLKLTSY; encoded by the coding sequence GTGGGAAAGAATAAACAGAAGCGCAAGCGTTTTACAAAAAAACAGAAACGGATCATATGGCTCGTGCTGGGTGTGTTTATACTCATCTATATTGCTGTCATTTTGTATCATACATATAAGCCATTACCAAAAGGTGTTAGTTATGAAGGAGATGTCCATTGGACAGATGATGTGGAAGTATTCACTGATCTGACCTACTCAACAGATAAGAAAAAAGAAAATATGAAACATGAGCAGAATATCTTCCAGGAAGTATATTCAATGATTGACGAAGCCGATGAGTTCATCGTGCTGGATTTCTTCTTAATGGATCATTATTCAGATGAAGACCTCGACTTCCCGAAGATTGCTGAAACCATCACGAAGAAGCTGGTGGATAAAAAGAGTGAACATCCGGATATGCCAATTGTCTTTATCACGGATCCAATCAATAACGGGTATGGCTCTTACGAATCGAAATGGTTTGGAAAGCTGAAAGATGCAGGGGTGGAAGTGGTGTATACCGACTTGGATCCGCTGCGTGACTCCATGCCGCTCTATTCAGGATTGTACCGGACATTATTCCGCTGGGGGGACGTCGGAGGGAAAGGATGGATACCGAATGCAATGGCGTCTGAAGCACCAAAGTTTCGTTTGGCTTCGTATGTTAAATTACTGAATGTGAAGTCCAATCATCGGAAAATGATTGCCACGGAAAAAGCAGGACTAGTGACATCTTCCAATCCGCATGACGCGAGTGGTTTCCATGGAAACGTTGCATTTAAAGTAACAGGGCCGATCATTAACGATATGTTGGAATCCGAAGAAGCCGTACTGAATTATACGACAGGGCAGTCTGGACAAACGCTGCCGCGTATTGAAGCGGAAGAACCCGAAGACGGGGAATACGCTGTTCAATACGTAACTGAAGGTAAAATTAAAGAGGTGCTGATGGACGAACTCATCGCCGCGCAATCCGGTGACCGCATCCGGATGGGCATGTTTTTCATTGCTGAACCAAGTGTTGTGAAAGAAGTAACGGAAGCTGCTAAACGCGGTGTCGAAGTGAAACTCATTTTAGATCCGAACAAAAACTCGTTTGGGAATGAAAAATCAGGACTGCCGAATCGTCCTGTCGTACAAAAACTCGTTGAAGACAGCGATGGCGCAATCGAAGTCCGCTGGTACAATACCGTCGTAGGCCAGTACCATACGAAGCTCGTTATGATTGAACGGGATGACAACGTGCATATTTTAAACGGGTCTGCCAATTTAACGGAGCGTACACTTGATAACTATAATTTGGAGAACGATTTGTATGTCATTGCGCCGACAGACAGCGAACTTGCGGATGAGCTGGATGCGTATTTCGAACGGTTATGGACGAACAAAGATGCACTTTTCACACTGGATATGGAAGAATATCAAAATACCTTTACTCGCCCGCAGCGTGTCATTTATGCACTGCAAGAGTGGTTGAAATTGACTTCCTATTAA
- a CDS encoding nitroreductase family protein: MDEQALSVRDAIISRRSIKSFNGQPVEQSEIDDILEDAIWAPNHGNRNPWRFVLAAEDNYEQFLEVLREFGVPKWKELSDETLEKQMGKFTSASAAMFVIVPEDARQKQRLEDFAAASTMIQNIQLLAWDKGIGTCWKTPGFIDDPKFRNVLGVQPGERIISMLQFGHFDELPKTKPRTPVEDIVTYWQAEPTE; encoded by the coding sequence ATGGATGAACAAGCACTATCAGTAAGAGATGCAATTATTTCGCGCCGTTCCATCAAGAGCTTTAATGGACAGCCTGTAGAACAAAGCGAAATTGACGATATCTTAGAAGATGCAATTTGGGCACCCAATCACGGCAATCGTAATCCTTGGCGTTTCGTTCTTGCTGCGGAAGATAACTACGAGCAATTTTTAGAAGTCTTGCGTGAGTTCGGTGTACCGAAATGGAAAGAGTTATCGGATGAAACTTTGGAAAAACAAATGGGTAAATTTACAAGTGCAAGTGCAGCGATGTTTGTTATCGTCCCGGAAGATGCTCGTCAAAAGCAACGTCTGGAAGACTTTGCAGCAGCCAGTACGATGATTCAAAACATTCAATTGCTCGCTTGGGATAAAGGCATCGGCACATGCTGGAAAACACCTGGATTCATAGATGACCCGAAGTTTCGCAATGTACTGGGCGTCCAGCCGGGCGAACGAATCATTAGCATGCTCCAGTTCGGTCATTTTGATGAATTGCCAAAAACGAAACCGCGCACACCGGTTGAAGACATCGTCACTTACTGGCAAGCTGAACCAACTGAATAA
- a CDS encoding RNA polymerase sigma factor: MKPTLNELHDEYGRYLYHLCLKLTRNKEEAEDLMQDVWVKVVRTSDRMEGVDRMKAWLTTICMNTFRDRYRKDVRRSKYVMNQPDTLDVPLLDLVPSGSPLPGEIVEKQDLRAAVQSKINELDAIYKTTIEYFYVNQYSLIEIAEMMQVSIGTVKSRLFRAKKYLKELLTQDQSVNELVIA, translated from the coding sequence ATGAAACCAACACTCAATGAATTACATGATGAATATGGCAGATACTTATATCACTTATGTTTGAAACTAACACGAAACAAAGAAGAAGCAGAAGATCTTATGCAAGACGTTTGGGTTAAAGTAGTCCGTACGAGCGATCGGATGGAAGGCGTAGACCGCATGAAAGCATGGCTGACGACGATTTGCATGAATACGTTCAGAGATCGTTATCGTAAGGATGTGCGTCGCAGCAAGTATGTCATGAATCAGCCGGACACCCTGGACGTTCCATTGCTCGATTTAGTGCCGAGCGGCAGTCCGCTGCCGGGCGAAATCGTTGAGAAACAGGATCTTCGCGCTGCCGTTCAAAGTAAAATCAATGAGCTGGATGCAATCTACAAGACGACGATCGAGTACTTCTATGTCAATCAATACTCACTTATTGAAATTGCTGAAATGATGCAAGTTTCTATCGGTACAGTAAAGTCTCGCTTGTTCCGTGCGAAAAAGTATTTAAAAGAGCTATTAACGCAAGATCAGTCGGTTAACGAACTCGTGATTGCTTGA